From the Desulforamulus hydrothermalis Lam5 = DSM 18033 genome, one window contains:
- the dnaX gene encoding DNA polymerase III subunit gamma/tau, with protein MEEYQRGGFVLAYQALYRAWRPQNFKDIVGQQHVTRTLQNALRQGRAAHAYLFCGPRGTGKTTTAKVLAKALNCLNPDHGEPCNRCANCTAVNQGHALDVVEIDAASNRGIDEIRDLREKVKFTPSTGSRKVYIIDEVHMLTDQAFNALLKTLEEPPAHVVFVLATTEAHKVPLTILSRCQRFDFRRIRPEETVARLKEVAAGAGIQATEEALQLIARAAEGGLRDALSILDQAAAFADETVTADDIHSILGTVQQDILEAMTRCLTAGKTGEALTLVAEIADRGKDLRLFTREMTAYLRELLVKGLEEGHSGLPVNNETLYSLLQILMQAEQEMKWSSQPTLVLELALVKACRPEIAGSWEGLARRVAALEQRLAQGAPATPPAAARQAAEPVPTAPVKPQAAPAKTPPAKTPPALPPAANREAAAGGVSPEQVRQVWPAVLTAVKESKKMPLWSLLSNNRPRMEVQDHTLTLYFTDEFDQKTADKPEYRQYLAWLLGKHLGGRWEVHCVHQAPKTEAGAGPEEDPLYTEAVRIFGKDIVVLE; from the coding sequence ATGGAAGAATATCAACGAGGTGGTTTTGTTTTGGCTTATCAAGCATTATACCGAGCCTGGCGTCCCCAGAACTTTAAAGATATTGTCGGACAGCAGCATGTTACCCGAACACTGCAAAATGCCCTGCGGCAGGGAAGGGCCGCCCATGCTTACCTGTTTTGCGGCCCGCGGGGTACGGGAAAAACCACCACTGCCAAGGTGTTGGCCAAAGCACTAAACTGCCTGAACCCGGACCACGGAGAACCATGCAACCGGTGTGCCAACTGCACCGCGGTGAACCAGGGCCATGCCCTGGACGTGGTGGAAATTGACGCCGCCTCCAACCGGGGCATTGATGAAATACGGGATTTAAGAGAAAAAGTAAAGTTTACGCCTTCTACCGGCAGCCGTAAAGTATATATAATAGATGAAGTGCATATGCTGACAGACCAGGCCTTTAACGCCTTGCTAAAAACCTTGGAAGAGCCGCCGGCCCATGTGGTCTTTGTACTGGCCACCACCGAAGCCCACAAAGTCCCCCTGACCATCCTTTCCCGCTGCCAGCGTTTTGATTTTCGCCGCATCAGGCCGGAGGAAACAGTGGCCCGGTTAAAGGAGGTGGCGGCGGGGGCGGGCATCCAGGCAACCGAGGAGGCTTTGCAACTGATTGCCCGGGCGGCGGAAGGGGGCCTGCGGGATGCCCTGAGCATTCTGGACCAGGCGGCGGCCTTTGCTGACGAAACAGTGACTGCCGATGATATTCACAGCATCCTGGGCACCGTACAGCAGGATATTTTAGAGGCTATGACCCGTTGCCTGACCGCAGGAAAAACCGGCGAGGCGCTGACGCTGGTGGCGGAGATAGCCGACCGGGGGAAAGACCTGCGGCTGTTTACCCGGGAAATGACAGCTTATTTAAGAGAGTTGCTGGTCAAGGGCCTGGAGGAGGGCCATAGCGGGCTGCCTGTGAATAATGAAACTTTGTACAGCCTGCTGCAGATTCTGATGCAGGCGGAACAAGAGATGAAGTGGAGCTCCCAGCCTACCCTGGTGTTGGAACTGGCCCTGGTTAAGGCCTGCCGGCCGGAGATAGCCGGCTCCTGGGAAGGTCTGGCCAGGCGGGTGGCGGCGCTGGAGCAGCGGTTGGCCCAGGGAGCGCCGGCAACACCGCCGGCTGCTGCCCGGCAGGCGGCAGAACCTGTGCCAACCGCCCCGGTTAAACCCCAGGCGGCGCCGGCCAAAACCCCGCCTGCCAAAACCCCGCCTGCCCTGCCGCCGGCAGCCAACCGGGAGGCAGCGGCCGGCGGTGTCAGTCCGGAACAGGTACGCCAGGTGTGGCCCGCTGTGTTGACCGCTGTCAAAGAGAGCAAAAAAATGCCCCTTTGGTCTTTACTGAGCAATAACCGGCCCCGCATGGAAGTGCAGGATCATACTTTAACCCTTTATTTTACAGATGAGTTTGATCAGAAAACGGCTGATAAGCCGGAGTACCGCCAATACCTGGCCTGGCTTTTAGGCAAGCACCTGGGCGGCCGGTGGGAGGTGCATTGTGTGCACCAGGCCCCCAAAACCGAAGCGGGCGCAGGGCCGGAGGAGGACCCGCTGTATACCGAAGCCGTCCGAATTTTTGGCAAAGATATAGTGGTTTTGGAATGA
- a CDS encoding YbaB/EbfC family nucleoid-associated protein, with the protein MMGGNMNKMMKQVQKMQQEMARMQEELANRTVEATAGGGAVKVVASGRQEIVSIAIKPEAVDPEDVEMLQDLLLAAVNEALRQSQEMVAKEMSKLTGGLSIPGLF; encoded by the coding sequence ATGATGGGTGGAAATATGAACAAAATGATGAAACAGGTTCAAAAGATGCAGCAGGAAATGGCCAGAATGCAGGAAGAGCTGGCCAACCGCACCGTGGAAGCCACGGCCGGCGGCGGTGCCGTCAAAGTGGTGGCCAGCGGCCGGCAGGAGATTGTCAGTATTGCCATTAAACCGGAAGCGGTGGATCCGGAGGATGTGGAAATGCTGCAAGACCTGTTGCTGGCAGCCGTGAACGAGGCCCTGCGCCAATCCCAGGAGATGGTGGCTAAAGAAATGAGCAAACTCACCGGCGGCTTGAGCATCCCCGGCCTGTTCTAA
- the recR gene encoding recombination mediator RecR, which yields MLYFSGPVARLADEFAKLPGIGPKTAQRLALHILNAPPEVAQGLARALVEVRQAVRRCSGCCNLTDEDPCAICRDPSRNHRLLCVVEEPRDVIAMEKARGYRGLYHVLHGAISPMEGIGPEQLTVKELLSRLADSQVEEVILAANSDVEGETTALYLARLLKPLGVKVTRIAHGIPVGADLEYADAMTLNKALEGRGEFG from the coding sequence ATGCTTTATTTTTCCGGACCGGTGGCCCGGCTGGCGGACGAGTTTGCCAAGCTGCCGGGGATTGGGCCGAAAACAGCCCAGCGGCTGGCCTTGCATATTTTAAACGCCCCGCCGGAGGTGGCCCAGGGCCTGGCCCGGGCGCTGGTGGAAGTGAGACAGGCGGTACGGCGCTGTTCCGGCTGCTGCAACCTCACCGACGAAGATCCCTGTGCCATTTGCCGGGATCCGTCCCGCAACCACCGGCTGTTATGCGTGGTTGAAGAACCCCGGGATGTCATTGCCATGGAAAAGGCCCGGGGTTATCGTGGGTTATACCATGTATTGCACGGTGCCATCTCGCCCATGGAAGGTATCGGGCCGGAGCAGTTAACCGTTAAAGAATTATTAAGCCGCCTGGCGGACAGTCAGGTAGAAGAGGTTATCCTGGCTGCCAATTCGGATGTGGAAGGAGAAACCACCGCCCTTTATTTGGCCCGGCTGCTGAAACCCCTGGGGGTAAAAGTTACCCGCATTGCCCATGGCATCCCGGTGGGTGCGGATTTGGAATATGCCGATGCCATGACTTTAAACAAAGCCCTGGAGGGGCGGGGGGAATTTGGCTAA
- a CDS encoding pro-sigmaK processing inhibitor BofA family protein, with translation MEGKTILLSLLGLLGLYLFGTIFARPLILLGKLVVSLAVGGIMLVLVNVLLGGLGLHIAINPFTLLTAGILQVPGVVLLMLANYLLL, from the coding sequence ATGGAAGGGAAAACCATCTTACTTAGCTTGCTGGGTTTGTTGGGGTTGTATCTGTTTGGCACAATCTTTGCGCGGCCGCTGATCCTGCTGGGCAAACTGGTTGTTTCCCTGGCGGTGGGCGGCATAATGCTGGTGCTGGTTAATGTTTTGTTGGGCGGGCTGGGCCTGCACATTGCCATTAATCCCTTTACCCTGCTGACGGCAGGCATCCTGCAGGTGCCCGGGGTAGTACTGCTGATGCTGGCCAATTATCTTTTGCTATAA
- a CDS encoding ATP synthase: MSQRIVEAYVGEYASGKSEVAVNRALALAGAGRQVNLVDLDIVEPCYTLRPIKKELEATGVTVLAWETRDTVGLGEAGNIIKPECRWALYREGDVILDIGYGVEGAKTLNLLEGVENTPELQVFAVINAKRPMTSTLDEIVAYIKELGPVDGLINNTHLGDETTPDIVQEGARLVSQASKLLGIPVVATTADRTVAEQMGPQDCMGHPIRPLVRYMPRTFW, from the coding sequence ATCTCGCAGAGAATTGTTGAAGCATACGTTGGCGAATATGCCAGCGGCAAAAGCGAAGTGGCTGTAAACCGGGCGCTGGCGTTAGCCGGCGCGGGCCGCCAAGTAAATTTGGTGGATTTGGACATAGTTGAGCCCTGCTATACCCTGCGGCCTATTAAAAAAGAACTGGAAGCCACCGGCGTTACGGTGCTGGCCTGGGAAACCCGGGACACCGTAGGGCTGGGCGAAGCAGGCAATATTATTAAACCCGAGTGCCGCTGGGCATTATATCGCGAAGGTGATGTTATTCTCGATATTGGCTACGGGGTGGAAGGAGCCAAAACCTTAAACCTGCTGGAAGGCGTCGAGAACACCCCGGAATTGCAGGTCTTTGCAGTTATTAACGCCAAACGCCCCATGACTTCCACGCTGGATGAAATTGTAGCCTACATAAAAGAACTGGGGCCTGTTGACGGCCTGATTAACAACACCCATTTAGGTGACGAAACCACGCCGGACATTGTGCAAGAAGGTGCCCGGCTGGTCAGCCAAGCGTCCAAGCTTCTGGGTATCCCGGTGGTGGCCACCACCGCAGACCGGACTGTGGCGGAGCAGATGGGCCCGCAGGATTGTATGGGTCACCCCATACGGCCGCTGGTCAGATATATGCCGCGCACGTTCTGGTAG
- a CDS encoding transketolase C-terminal domain-containing protein, which translates to MSEKPITGEKRAFMTGNEVVAWAALAAGADIMYGYPITPQNEIMHYWTRQIPKYGRKFLQTEDELSAGFTTVGGVLAGLKAFTATAGPGNTLMQEPMSMAEMMRLPTVTIVQQRGGPSTATVIYSQQEVTLTTMGGNGEGLRIVYSPSNHQELFDYTVKAFNTAWKYRFPTFVLGDGYQAKMRESVTLYDPAEKGIEMVPAEKYVGKPGTPGVDREPGHYRNTYNTEEELFEVLQQHFADYEKMAPEVVEYDQQATEDADLVIVAHGVVFRGVRDAVKELRAAGLKVGYFRPITLRPFPAEQLKAVANKTKKLLIAESAQGQLARLVKDAIYGAGAEIVPMFRPGVGITTEQIVAKVKESL; encoded by the coding sequence ATGTCCGAAAAACCCATTACCGGAGAAAAGCGGGCGTTCATGACTGGTAACGAGGTAGTTGCCTGGGCAGCCCTGGCAGCAGGTGCTGACATCATGTACGGCTATCCCATTACCCCTCAGAACGAAATCATGCACTATTGGACCCGCCAAATTCCCAAGTATGGCCGCAAGTTCCTGCAAACCGAAGACGAGCTGTCTGCCGGCTTTACCACCGTGGGCGGTGTATTGGCCGGTCTCAAAGCCTTCACTGCCACCGCCGGCCCCGGCAACACCCTGATGCAGGAACCCATGTCCATGGCTGAAATGATGAGACTTCCTACCGTTACCATAGTCCAACAGCGTGGCGGCCCATCCACAGCCACCGTTATTTACTCCCAGCAAGAAGTTACCCTGACCACCATGGGCGGCAACGGTGAAGGACTGCGCATTGTCTACTCCCCCAGCAACCACCAAGAACTGTTTGATTATACCGTGAAAGCCTTTAATACTGCCTGGAAATACCGTTTCCCCACCTTTGTTCTGGGTGACGGCTACCAAGCTAAAATGCGTGAGTCGGTAACCCTTTATGATCCCGCCGAAAAAGGCATTGAAATGGTACCCGCCGAGAAGTATGTCGGCAAGCCCGGCACCCCCGGTGTAGACCGTGAACCCGGCCATTACCGCAACACTTACAACACCGAAGAAGAACTGTTTGAAGTATTGCAGCAGCATTTTGCCGATTACGAAAAAATGGCACCGGAAGTGGTGGAATACGACCAGCAAGCAACAGAGGATGCCGACCTGGTTATTGTTGCCCACGGCGTGGTGTTCCGCGGTGTGCGTGATGCAGTAAAAGAATTAAGAGCTGCCGGGCTGAAGGTTGGTTATTTCCGGCCCATTACCCTCCGCCCCTTCCCGGCTGAGCAGCTGAAGGCAGTGGCCAATAAAACCAAGAAGCTGTTGATTGCAGAGTCTGCTCAAGGCCAGCTGGCCAGACTGGTCAAAGACGCCATTTATGGCGCCGGCGCAGAAATTGTGCCCATGTTCCGGCCCGGCGTAGGTATCACCACTGAGCAAATTGTTGCTAAAGTTAAAGAGTCCCTGTAA
- a CDS encoding thiamine pyrophosphate-dependent enzyme, which yields MSVTPQPAMPKSWRVESKPHKFCPGCGHGLVLKCLGEAIDELGIQDRVVFGCDIGCSLLSWDFFNCDSVQTHHGRTTPVMTGIKRANPDLICIAYMGDGGGYAIGVGGIVNAAARNEKVTVILANNTVYAMTGGQMSPCTMPGQKVETAPYGRDPEATGMPTQGPEMIAAITGDGAYVARGTTANLKQLKGYIKKALQTQMEGKGFSFVEALAACPTNWRTNAEKTWAFVEKEMPQYYKVGEKKNPFEAKKEAQQNG from the coding sequence ATGTCTGTGACTCCACAACCTGCCATGCCCAAAAGCTGGCGTGTAGAAAGCAAACCCCACAAATTCTGCCCCGGTTGCGGCCACGGTTTGGTGCTGAAGTGCCTGGGCGAGGCCATTGATGAACTGGGTATTCAGGATAGAGTTGTTTTTGGCTGTGACATCGGCTGTTCCCTGCTGTCCTGGGACTTCTTCAACTGCGACAGCGTGCAAACCCACCACGGCCGTACCACCCCGGTGATGACCGGCATCAAACGGGCCAACCCCGATTTGATCTGCATTGCTTACATGGGTGACGGCGGCGGTTATGCCATCGGTGTGGGCGGTATTGTCAACGCTGCTGCCCGGAACGAAAAGGTGACCGTTATTCTGGCCAACAACACCGTTTATGCCATGACCGGCGGCCAAATGTCTCCCTGCACCATGCCCGGCCAGAAGGTAGAAACCGCTCCTTACGGCCGTGACCCGGAAGCCACCGGTATGCCCACGCAAGGTCCGGAAATGATTGCTGCCATTACCGGTGACGGTGCATATGTAGCCCGCGGCACCACTGCCAACTTAAAGCAATTAAAGGGCTACATTAAAAAGGCTCTGCAAACCCAAATGGAAGGCAAAGGCTTCTCCTTTGTGGAAGCGCTGGCTGCCTGCCCCACCAACTGGCGGACCAATGCCGAGAAGACCTGGGCCTTTGTAGAAAAAGAGATGCCTCAGTATTACAAAGTCGGGGAAAAGAAAAACCCCTTTGAGGCTAAAAAGGAGGCTCAGCAGAATGGCTAA
- a CDS encoding 2-oxoacid:acceptor oxidoreductase family protein has product MAKAVKICLAGEGGQGVQSVAEIIAAAANAEGREALYIPNFGVEQRGGVSIAYLQIADQPIGAPKFDKADILVALSDRAVRRCKQYVDENTVYVYDASIEGVADDLPKEGEAKKVLAIPALEISKNELHPRVFNILIMGAVIGATGVIPVEAAKAAIEKKLGYKFEQNPELRELNFKAIDRGIELMK; this is encoded by the coding sequence ATGGCTAAAGCTGTAAAAATCTGCTTGGCCGGCGAAGGTGGCCAGGGTGTTCAATCGGTAGCGGAAATTATTGCGGCAGCAGCTAATGCAGAAGGCCGCGAAGCCCTTTATATCCCCAACTTCGGCGTGGAACAGCGGGGCGGCGTGTCGATTGCTTACCTGCAAATTGCTGATCAGCCCATCGGTGCGCCCAAGTTTGATAAGGCGGACATCCTGGTAGCCCTGAGCGACCGGGCGGTACGCCGCTGCAAGCAGTATGTGGATGAAAATACCGTTTATGTTTACGATGCCAGCATCGAAGGGGTGGCTGACGATCTGCCCAAAGAAGGCGAGGCTAAAAAAGTGCTGGCCATCCCGGCGCTGGAGATCTCCAAGAACGAACTGCACCCCCGGGTGTTCAACATCTTAATTATGGGGGCAGTAATCGGTGCTACCGGCGTAATCCCGGTAGAAGCTGCCAAGGCGGCCATTGAGAAGAAACTTGGTTACAAGTTTGAACAAAATCCCGAGCTGCGCGAGCTGAACTTCAAGGCCATTGACCGCGGCATTGAATTGATGAAATAG
- a CDS encoding 4Fe-4S dicluster domain-containing protein, whose protein sequence is MEFKGRTLELTKCDWTLFPGLCKGCGLCIQKCPKKCIAWSKVLGVYGTPAVEANDDCIACGICQMVCPDTAIRVDKKAVAKQA, encoded by the coding sequence ATGGAATTTAAAGGTCGTACCCTGGAACTCACCAAATGTGACTGGACGCTTTTTCCCGGCCTGTGCAAAGGCTGTGGGCTGTGCATTCAAAAATGCCCCAAAAAGTGTATTGCCTGGTCCAAGGTACTGGGTGTATACGGCACCCCCGCGGTAGAGGCTAACGATGATTGCATCGCCTGCGGCATCTGCCAGATGGTCTGCCCCGATACCGCTATCCGGGTGGATAAAAAAGCAGTGGCTAAACAAGCATAA
- a CDS encoding GerMN domain-containing protein — translation MDKQIQVIVDGRLLNFTTDPVILNGRLMIQPAPLCEALGANYLLDSSTETFIVRYDAIYLIIPVNEANGYKNGAAVPFYPPAQRINGTYMVPLRALAETLNLSLHWDSVKYVATVNSRMNVVVYYPVMTETNAYLKKEVHSIPYTKGVARAALEELIHGQPLTPGAVKVIPEATRILSITVEQGLAVVNFSQEVLAANAGAYMEYLGIYSIVNTLTEFTTIKQVAFKVENKLDDEILSWWGHVGIYNQPFNRLLIMVMD, via the coding sequence ATGGATAAACAAATCCAGGTTATCGTAGACGGCCGGTTGTTAAACTTTACAACTGATCCAGTTATTCTTAACGGGCGTTTAATGATACAACCGGCACCCCTGTGCGAAGCATTGGGGGCAAATTACCTGCTGGACAGTTCTACCGAAACATTTATAGTTCGCTATGACGCCATATATTTAATTATACCTGTTAACGAAGCAAACGGTTATAAAAACGGGGCAGCCGTTCCCTTTTATCCGCCGGCGCAAAGAATTAACGGCACCTATATGGTACCGTTGCGGGCGCTGGCGGAAACCTTAAACTTATCGTTGCATTGGGATTCGGTGAAGTATGTAGCTACAGTCAACTCCCGCATGAACGTGGTAGTTTACTACCCGGTTATGACAGAAACCAATGCCTACTTAAAAAAAGAGGTGCACAGTATTCCCTACACTAAAGGAGTGGCCAGAGCGGCTCTGGAAGAATTGATACATGGCCAACCGTTAACACCCGGTGCTGTAAAAGTAATACCAGAGGCAACCAGAATTTTATCTATTACGGTGGAGCAGGGATTAGCCGTAGTAAATTTTTCGCAAGAGGTGCTGGCAGCTAACGCAGGAGCCTACATGGAATACCTGGGCATATACAGTATAGTTAATACCTTAACAGAGTTTACCACCATCAAGCAGGTGGCCTTTAAGGTTGAAAATAAGCTGGATGATGAGATCTTAAGCTGGTGGGGGCATGTTGGTATTTATAACCAGCCATTTAACAGATTATTAATAATGGTAATGGATTAA
- a CDS encoding glycosyltransferase — MITSSILTTMILLLLVMANLWLVFRLIARKQRVIKQAARSNFTHSELLNQAGEPTPGTVLVPGDTVAKPLVSIIIPCKNEDLNLKKTIDNIRSHNVNTAYEIIVVNDGSEDQCCDFLSGKDYQDLRLILTSGVGAAGARNTGAEQAQGDILVFCDAHVAVCDNWLDGLVASLREHRAQAVCPAVADMKTGRTVGYGQTWNRALNVSWLQEKPAAGTEVPLAGGCALAVEREVFGKIGGFDRYFQVWGREDEEICLKLWLFGYRLVVEPSVVVQHLFRSSHPYRVTNNHVIHNLLCLAYSHFNRRRLAKTIDLVKTNPYFPALLSDLLLHEGLREQRRLYLSTRVYDDNYYFDKFKISF, encoded by the coding sequence ATGATAACCAGCAGCATATTAACGACAATGATTCTTCTGCTCCTGGTAATGGCAAATCTTTGGTTAGTTTTCCGGCTAATTGCCAGAAAACAAAGGGTTATTAAGCAAGCAGCCCGGTCAAATTTTACGCATTCGGAACTTTTAAACCAGGCCGGCGAACCGACTCCCGGCACCGTTTTAGTACCTGGAGATACTGTTGCAAAGCCACTGGTATCAATTATTATTCCTTGTAAAAACGAAGACTTAAATTTGAAGAAAACCATTGACAATATAAGAAGCCATAATGTTAATACGGCTTATGAAATTATTGTTGTTAATGACGGTTCAGAAGATCAGTGTTGTGATTTCTTATCTGGCAAAGATTATCAGGATTTACGACTTATCCTAACAAGCGGTGTGGGAGCGGCTGGTGCCAGAAATACCGGCGCTGAGCAAGCCCAAGGAGATATTCTGGTATTTTGTGATGCTCATGTGGCGGTATGCGACAACTGGCTGGATGGGCTGGTTGCATCTTTGCGGGAGCACCGGGCGCAGGCTGTTTGCCCTGCTGTTGCTGATATGAAAACCGGTCGGACAGTTGGTTATGGGCAGACATGGAACCGAGCCCTTAATGTCAGCTGGCTGCAAGAAAAACCGGCAGCCGGCACCGAGGTGCCGCTGGCGGGAGGTTGTGCTTTAGCAGTTGAACGGGAGGTATTTGGCAAAATAGGTGGCTTTGACCGGTACTTTCAAGTTTGGGGCAGAGAGGATGAAGAAATATGTTTAAAACTTTGGTTGTTTGGTTATCGGTTGGTAGTAGAACCGTCCGTCGTAGTACAGCATCTCTTCCGTAGCAGTCATCCCTACCGGGTAACCAATAACCATGTCATCCATAATCTGCTTTGTCTGGCCTATTCTCATTTTAACCGGCGCCGTTTAGCTAAAACTATAGATTTGGTGAAAACCAATCCTTATTTTCCTGCCTTATTAAGCGACCTGTTGCTGCATGAGGGATTGCGGGAACAGCGACGGTTATATTTATCAACGCGGGTTTATGATGACAACTATTACTTTGATAAGTTTAAAATTTCCTTTTAA
- a CDS encoding LysM peptidoglycan-binding domain-containing protein, producing the protein MNFFTYFVEKGDTLFSICQRHRQLVKDFLEFNEIYPPRELLPGEEVKIPCRHPYKYFHLVQPGETTEAIAARYHTSPQSIKLCNMIDDAPVGQYLYIPEVRVKLWQPQITEDAGAESFLYKKITYLIDDIRKVALREQLKILSQWLRQPVKLRQFWTEGSTAYLDISNLVVQQGVGAAQELTIINVLLDALLPFSELAHCQFLINGIISECANGHICLGEPFVLQSKQAIKGGI; encoded by the coding sequence ATGAATTTTTTTACTTACTTTGTTGAAAAGGGTGACACCTTATTCAGTATCTGCCAGCGTCACCGTCAGCTGGTTAAGGATTTTTTGGAATTTAACGAAATATACCCTCCCCGTGAATTGCTGCCGGGAGAAGAAGTTAAAATTCCTTGTCGCCATCCTTATAAGTATTTTCATTTAGTACAGCCCGGAGAAACCACGGAAGCCATTGCAGCAAGATATCACACTTCCCCCCAGTCAATTAAACTATGCAACATGATTGATGATGCTCCCGTCGGGCAGTATCTCTATATCCCGGAAGTACGGGTTAAACTGTGGCAGCCTCAGATAACGGAGGATGCCGGCGCTGAATCTTTTTTATACAAAAAAATTACTTATCTGATAGATGACATTAGAAAAGTTGCCCTGCGTGAACAATTGAAAATTCTCTCCCAATGGCTTCGCCAGCCTGTAAAATTGCGGCAATTTTGGACGGAAGGCAGTACTGCTTATTTAGATATAAGTAACCTGGTGGTTCAGCAAGGGGTGGGTGCCGCCCAAGAGTTAACCATAATTAATGTTTTGTTAGACGCTTTATTGCCCTTTAGCGAACTGGCCCATTGTCAGTTTTTAATTAACGGTATAATAAGTGAATGCGCTAACGGTCATATTTGTTTGGGAGAACCCTTTGTTTTACAATCTAAACAAGCTATTAAAGGAGGGATATAA
- a CDS encoding N-acetylmuramoyl-L-alanine amidase — translation MGKILVIDPGHGGKDAGAVANNLLEKDLNLAVSKGIQQELKTYDVKVLLTRETDVFLSLLARSEFSNSARADYFISIHTNAGGGTGYEDFIFTNPSAVSVEAQGVIHREVMSFLSQEGFRDRGKKRANFSVLRHTTAPCILLENLFIDNPYDAKWLAQPVNLVKLAKTIAAALVKALNLTPAVLPWIPANEIAELVKDGLLNTVRDPSTVVNWGELATLLNRIRKKQVATGAAWDPVAEQQLLVQDKLLSAVRQPLLGVYWGEFATVLNRLRNRRVTGHANWDPVLEINLLLQDQLINTNRQPMDPLLWGEFATVLNRFRAIHGRGGK, via the coding sequence ATGGGTAAAATACTGGTCATAGACCCTGGCCATGGCGGCAAGGATGCCGGAGCTGTTGCCAATAATTTGCTGGAAAAAGATTTAAACCTGGCCGTTAGCAAAGGCATTCAGCAAGAACTCAAAACTTATGACGTAAAAGTTTTATTAACCCGAGAAACGGACGTTTTTCTCTCTCTTTTAGCTCGCTCAGAATTCAGCAACTCAGCACGGGCAGATTACTTTATTTCTATTCATACTAATGCCGGCGGCGGCACCGGTTATGAAGATTTCATTTTTACCAATCCCTCCGCCGTATCTGTTGAGGCCCAGGGAGTAATTCACCGGGAAGTAATGTCTTTTTTAAGTCAGGAAGGGTTCCGGGATCGCGGGAAAAAGCGTGCTAATTTTTCCGTCTTGCGCCATACCACCGCCCCTTGCATCTTGCTGGAAAATTTATTTATTGATAATCCCTACGACGCCAAATGGTTGGCCCAACCGGTAAATCTGGTTAAATTAGCTAAAACGATTGCTGCAGCACTGGTCAAAGCGCTGAACTTAACCCCTGCCGTGCTGCCATGGATACCTGCCAATGAAATTGCCGAACTGGTAAAAGACGGCCTGCTTAATACCGTCCGTGACCCTTCGACAGTGGTTAATTGGGGTGAACTGGCAACACTTCTAAACAGAATAAGAAAAAAACAGGTCGCAACCGGCGCTGCCTGGGATCCGGTAGCTGAACAGCAATTGCTGGTGCAGGACAAATTACTGTCCGCTGTGCGTCAGCCGCTGTTAGGCGTCTACTGGGGAGAATTTGCCACCGTGTTAAACCGGCTGCGCAACCGCCGGGTTACCGGCCATGCCAATTGGGATCCGGTTTTGGAAATAAACCTGTTACTGCAAGATCAACTGATTAACACCAATCGCCAGCCGATGGATCCTTTGCTTTGGGGAGAGTTTGCCACTGTGTTAAACCGTTTCCGGGCAATCCATGGGCGAGGAGGCAAGTAA